The Mercurialis annua linkage group LG8, ddMerAnnu1.2, whole genome shotgun sequence genome window below encodes:
- the LOC126660716 gene encoding tobamovirus multiplication protein 3: MEGVEEVIGIYKMSNSANYLNNWWEDVNHSHLWQDRIFHLLAALYGLVAAVALVQLVRIQLRVPEYGWTTQKVFHFLNFLVNGVRCLVFIFRRNIQTIHPEIFQHVLLDLPSLAFFTTYALLVLFWAEIYSQARAVSTDGLRPSFFTINAIVYAVQIAVWVVLWWKPFRVVLIISKMFFAGVSLFAAFGFLLYGGRLFLMLQRFPVESKGRRKKLQEVGYVTTICFSCFLIRCIMMCFNAFDKAADLDVLDHPVLNFIYYLLVEILPSSLVLFILRKLPPKRGITQYHPIR, translated from the exons ATGGAGGGCGTTGAAGAAGTAATCGGGATTTACAAGATGAGTAACAGCGCAAATTATTTGAACAATTGGTGGGAAGATGTTAACCATTCGCACCTCTGGCAGGATCGCATCTTCCACCTTCTCGCCGCTCTTTATGGCCTCGTCGCAGCTGTCGCTCTC GTTCAATTGGTACGTATACAATTGAGAGTTCCAGAGTATGGTTGGACCACACAGAAGGTTTTCCACTTTCTCAATTTCCTTGTCAATGGGG TTCGCTGCCTAGTGTTTATTTTCCGGCGCAACATACAGACCATACACCCTGAG ATTTTTCAACATGTCTTGCTTGATTTGCCAAGTCTTGCTTTCTTCACCACTTATGCGCTTCTGGTGCTCTTCTGGGCTGAGATTTACTCTCAG GCACGTGCTGTATCTACAGATGGACTTAGGCCAAGCTTCTTTACTATTAATGCAATAGTTTATGCTGTTCAG ATAGCTGTGTGGGTGGTATTATGGTGGAAACCGTTTAGAGTGGTGCTTATCATCTCTAAGATGTTTTTTGCAG GTGTATCTTTGTTTGCAGCTTTTGGTTTCCTACTATATGGTGGAAG GCTTTTCTTGATGTTGCAGCGCTTCCCCGTAGAATCAAAAGGAAGGCGTAAGAAGCTGCAGGAG GTTGGCTATGTAACCACTATATGTTTCTCATGCTTCCTAATCAGATGCATTATG ATGTGCTTTAATGCATTTGATAAAGCTGCAGACCTTGATGTTTTGGATCATCCAGTTTTAAACTTCATATATTACCTG CTGGTGGAGATTTTACCTTCTTCATTGGTTCTTTTCATTCTGAGGAAATTGCCTCCAAAACGCGGTATCACACAGTATCATCCCATACGTTGA